Proteins from a genomic interval of Salinivibrio kushneri:
- the hemF gene encoding oxygen-dependent coproporphyrinogen oxidase: MAHGQSTIDKQAVKAFFLQLQDDICQQLAQEDGQAHFIEDAWEREKGGGGRSRVLRQGHVFEQAGVNFSHVFGDQMPASATAHRPELAGRCFEAMGVSLVIHPHNPYVPTSHANVRFFIAEKEGADPVWWFGGGFDLTPFYPFEEDCQHWHETAKALCAPFGDSVYADHKAWCDRYFYLPHRDETRGVGGLFFDDLNQWPFEQCFAYTQAVGKGFIDAYLPIVQRRKATPYGERERDFQLYRRGRYVEFNLVYDRGTLFGLQSGGRTESILMSMPPMARWEYNWSPDEDAPEARLYRDYLKPREW; the protein is encoded by the coding sequence GTGGCACACGGTCAGTCGACAATTGATAAGCAAGCCGTGAAGGCTTTTTTCCTCCAGCTTCAAGATGATATTTGCCAACAGCTTGCGCAAGAAGATGGTCAAGCGCATTTTATTGAAGATGCGTGGGAGCGTGAGAAAGGAGGTGGTGGCCGCAGTCGCGTCCTGCGTCAGGGCCACGTATTTGAGCAAGCGGGAGTGAACTTCTCGCACGTATTTGGCGATCAAATGCCTGCCTCGGCGACCGCGCACCGCCCAGAGCTTGCCGGTCGCTGTTTTGAGGCCATGGGGGTGTCGTTAGTGATCCATCCTCACAACCCTTACGTGCCGACCTCACACGCGAATGTGCGGTTTTTCATTGCCGAAAAAGAAGGCGCTGATCCTGTGTGGTGGTTTGGCGGCGGCTTTGACCTTACGCCTTTCTATCCGTTCGAAGAAGACTGCCAGCACTGGCATGAGACCGCCAAAGCTTTGTGCGCGCCCTTTGGTGATAGCGTGTACGCTGATCACAAAGCATGGTGCGATCGCTATTTTTATCTGCCCCATCGTGATGAAACCCGTGGCGTCGGCGGGCTTTTCTTTGATGATTTGAACCAATGGCCATTCGAGCAGTGCTTTGCCTATACCCAAGCGGTTGGAAAAGGTTTTATCGATGCTTACCTGCCGATTGTACAGCGCCGCAAGGCAACGCCCTATGGTGAGCGTGAACGCGATTTCCAGCTTTACCGCCGCGGACGCTATGTCGAATTTAACTTGGTGTATGACAGAGGCACGCTATTTGGCTTACAAAGTGGCGGGCGCACCGAGTCTATCCTGATGTCGATGCCGCCGATGGCGCGCTGGGAATATAATTGGTCACCCGATGAAGACGCGCCGGAAGCGAGACTCTATCGCGACTATCTTAAACCGAGGGAGTGGTAA
- a CDS encoding DUF1488 family protein, whose protein sequence is MNQSLILAADEAQVDTAKARVCFYGQLNGALLPCAVRFTTLSALAGCAVDSDNAQVIVEQVWFDIEEQMEAAIESEAFEPDGSLVI, encoded by the coding sequence ATGAACCAATCCCTTATTCTGGCTGCGGACGAAGCGCAGGTCGATACGGCAAAGGCCCGTGTTTGTTTTTACGGCCAACTTAATGGTGCATTGTTACCATGCGCTGTCCGCTTTACCACCTTATCTGCGCTCGCCGGCTGTGCGGTAGACTCGGATAATGCGCAGGTGATTGTCGAACAGGTTTGGTTTGATATTGAAGAGCAAATGGAAGCGGCCATCGAATCAGAAGCGTTTGAACCCGATGGCAGCTTGGTGATCTAG
- a CDS encoding gamma carbonic anhydrase family protein gives MVKQLRAYKGMKPQLGERVYIDESSVLAGDITLGDDVSIWPLVAARGDVNHIQIGARTNVQDGSVLHVTHKNAENPQGYPLIIGEEVTIGHKVMLHGCRIGNRVLVGMGTIILDDAVIEDEVLIGAGSLVPPGKRLESGYLYVGSPVKQVRPLTDKERAYFARSAQNYVDTKDIYRCER, from the coding sequence ATGGTAAAACAGCTGCGCGCCTATAAAGGCATGAAGCCTCAGCTTGGCGAACGCGTCTATATTGATGAATCCAGTGTCTTAGCTGGCGATATCACGCTAGGCGATGATGTGAGTATTTGGCCGTTGGTTGCGGCACGTGGTGACGTGAACCATATCCAGATTGGCGCACGGACCAATGTACAAGATGGCTCAGTCCTTCATGTCACCCATAAAAATGCCGAAAACCCACAAGGTTACCCGCTGATCATTGGCGAAGAAGTGACAATCGGCCACAAGGTCATGTTACACGGCTGCCGGATTGGCAACCGAGTCCTCGTGGGAATGGGGACGATTATTCTCGATGACGCTGTGATTGAAGATGAAGTGCTGATTGGCGCTGGCAGTTTAGTCCCGCCCGGAAAACGCTTAGAGAGCGGCTACCTGTATGTTGGCTCACCGGTCAAACAGGTTCGCCCCCTTACCGACAAAGAGCGTGCTTATTTTGCACGCTCAGCGCAAAACTATGTCGACACCAAAGACATCTACCGCTGCGAGCGCTAG
- the aroE gene encoding shikimate dehydrogenase translates to MTDRYCVVGHPIGHSKSPQIHAAFATQTQQDIDYQAIEAPLEGFVTTMQAFFAQGGCGANVTVPFKQQAYDWADTLTERARRAGAVNTLVKQSDGSLLGDNTDGAGLVTDLHYHHVALRDKRIMVVGAGGAARGVLLPLLEQAPASLMMVNRTEQKAQQLAAAFGEAGPITRHAVDKPMAAPVDVIINATSASLHQSHPPVPHGAIGPATTVYDMVYQAGCTTSNQWAQRQGAGRCLDGLGMLVEQAAESFALWRGCRPQTERVREQLREALNQ, encoded by the coding sequence ATGACCGATCGTTATTGCGTGGTCGGCCATCCGATTGGCCACAGTAAGTCGCCGCAGATCCACGCCGCATTTGCGACACAAACTCAACAAGACATCGACTATCAAGCCATTGAGGCGCCGCTTGAAGGCTTTGTGACCACCATGCAGGCGTTTTTTGCGCAAGGAGGGTGTGGCGCCAATGTGACCGTGCCTTTTAAACAGCAAGCGTATGATTGGGCCGATACACTGACAGAGCGTGCCCGCCGCGCCGGTGCCGTGAATACACTGGTTAAGCAAAGCGATGGTTCCCTACTGGGTGATAATACGGATGGGGCCGGCTTGGTGACTGACTTACACTATCACCATGTGGCACTGCGCGATAAGCGTATTATGGTTGTGGGAGCGGGCGGTGCAGCACGGGGTGTGTTACTTCCTTTACTGGAGCAAGCGCCAGCATCGCTGATGATGGTGAATCGCACCGAGCAAAAAGCCCAGCAACTAGCCGCTGCATTTGGTGAGGCCGGACCGATCACCCGTCATGCCGTGGATAAACCCATGGCGGCGCCCGTTGATGTGATCATTAACGCGACCTCGGCGAGCTTACATCAAAGCCATCCTCCTGTTCCTCACGGCGCAATTGGCCCAGCGACCACTGTCTATGACATGGTGTATCAAGCTGGCTGCACAACCAGCAATCAATGGGCGCAGCGCCAAGGAGCAGGGCGGTGTTTAGACGGTTTGGGTATGCTAGTGGAACAAGCGGCGGAAAGCTTTGCCCTATGGCGTGGCTGTCGGCCACAAACCGAACGTGTGCGTGAGCAGTTAAGAGAGGCACTCAATCAATGA